The genome window GAGTGGAATCTTGATTCTTTCAAGCCTGTATCTAGATCTCCAGGTCATCAGGCCGAGGTCTGCTGCTGGCGCGACTGCTGGCTCTGCTTGAAGGTCGCTGGTCCACGATGGCTAGTGGCTGTAGTTCGTGTCCAGCAGCAAGTTTTTTAGAATTCTGATTATCATCGGGGAAATCAAAAGGTTGTGCATGGGAGTTTGAGATGGTGCTTCCTGCCTGCCCCATTCTATTTTGTTCTGCACTGTAATTAGCCCAGTTTTGCTCACTTGCTTGCTTGTTGTAATTGCGGCAAGAAGAATTGTTTCTGTCGCCAGTAACCAGCTTGTACCCAGGAGGAGACATGGGAGAGAGGGGAGCGGTTGGTGAAGAGCAGCCATTGAAATATGCATATTTTGGAGATCCACAGTCTTTGGAGGGGCTTAGTGGGCCAGTGGTAGCATGGTAAGGATCGCCCTTTCCCTTCACACGATCCTTAACGCCCTTGAAGAAGACATAGAAGAGTTCAATGATGTTCAAGGCAAGAGACACCAAGGACACCACCAGCATAAAGATGATGAAGATGGTTTTCTCCGTGGGGCGAGAGAGGAAGCAGTCCACCTGATGTGGGCAGGGATCTCTTTTGCAAGTGTAAACGGCACTTAAGCTGAATCCATAGATGTACCACTGGATCAGCAAGAAGGCCACTTCGAAGACAGACTTGAAGAGGATACTGATGATGTAGGTTCGCAGCAAGCCCCCACGCATCTTCACTTTACCATGCTCTTCAATGCCATACTTAAACTTCTTTATTTCAATCTGCTTCAAGTGCATCTCCACATTGACACCATCGGTTTGGGCAACTTTGAGTTCCTCTTCTTTCTTGTTCAGTTTCTCTTCCTTTCGCATCACATAGAACACGTGAGCCAGGTACAAGAGTGTGGGTACAGACACAAATATGATCTGCAGGACCCAGAAACgcacatgagagattgggaaaGACTTGTCATAGCAGACGTTTTCACAACCAGGTTGCTGAGTGTTACAACGAAAGGCAGACTGCTCATCACCCCAAGCCGATTCAACCGCTGTCCCCAGCAGCAGGATTCGGAAAATGAAAAGGACTGACAGCCACACCTTCCCTCCAGCAGTGGAGTAGGCTTGAACCTTGTCAAGGAGTTTGCCTAAGGCACTCCAGTCACCCATGTTGCCAGGGCACCAcctgaaaagaaataataggacAACTAAATGATCACAGATTACAAATTATTAGTTTAACATATATTCTCTTTCAGCTGATAGTCAAAGTATTGCAAAAGATCTCATATCTTGccagtatttttcaaaaaaaaaaaaccaccaagtACAAAATTCTTCCTGTTCCAATTCCCCCCACAGAGGTCTAAcacttcactttttatttttaatataaagtctTAGAAGAAACAGAACATGTGTGATAGAGAGTGAATTGCAATCTGAAGCTGTGAAGACGTATTACTTGCTCAACCACTACCTTGCCATGTGACTTGAGAAGCTGTCAATGCTATGTCTctgcttattttatttgtgtGATGAATGAGAACAGTTCTTGCTTGGTAGGCCTATGTCTGGATACATGCCTAAGCAAAATGCTGCACAGGTATCTAAGAATTGAAGTAAGAACACCCATgaacacacaatacacacacaagCTCAATTCCCAAACTTCCATGCTATTGTATagcatttatttctaatttttatctgaaatgtttCTCAATGGTATATCAAATGTAATTTGTGCATACTTTATATTATAGTCATTTATACTTTTcggtttcttcttcttttttttaagagatggagtttTGCTATATGGCCCAGTCTGGactggaactcctaggctcaagctttCTTCCTGTAAGTCttggcctctcaagtagctaggactataggcctgtgccactgtgcccagctctttCTTCTTAAGGAATGACTTATGTGGCTCAGAAGTCTGTCTTCTGTCCAGAGAAAAAATAGGTTGTACTGAAATACACTGTTTTGACACAATGTGTCATTACATACAGGAACTACTTCAAAAACAAACTCTTAATACACATCATATTTCAAGTAAAAAGTTCAATTTGTCTCAGTACTACTTATaaccttagaaataaaaaaggattccTTCAGGATGTTTTCTTCAGCAAAAAAAGATGGTTTTCCTCTTTGGTTGTTGTATACCTTAAAGTTCCCTTACTGGGCTTTACATTCAGCCTATATATTCGTTTTAACTTCTTATCAGTATCTAGGTATTTTAAGCATAGGACTTCCCCAATAATGGGGATGTGAAAAAGACTTAAGTCTGTAGAACtgacaaatattccaaaaatcaTCTAGTTCAATTTATGCTTCTAATTGCCAATCATCCATTTAACTGATAAAAATTGAGGTTCTCAGGATATAGGAAATATTCAGCTTTAGATAGAGCCAGAAGAAGACTCACAATCCCCAGGCCAAACCTTTCCAATGTATCATACTGGTTTTAAAAGTATAGGTAGTAAAGCTGCGTTAAAGCTAGAAATGTTTCCATGCTTTGATATATACAATCTTAGCAAGGGCTGAAAGGTGGGAAGAAGTGAATACCATGACATGTGGGAGGCATAGACAATACAGGCTAATTTTCAGCAGAGAGTAGTAATTGGAGGGTTTAGAAAAGGATGAGGTAATCaaagattatttaataattaaaaacaagcaaagtaAAGACTTTCCAGAAGCTTAAGTAATGAATTCTAAATAGTGTAGCTAAAAGTAGGATTATGTAGACTTCTTAGAAGTATGTTCACTATCTGAATATAAAGGAGTTTCTCATCTGGTGTTGAACTGTGAGCCGTATTCTCCTCGTAGGAAGTAACTGAAATCCAGGGGAGTCTTCTTCCCCATCATGCAGTGTTACATTTCTGTCTAAGGACTGCATCTGCTGGCTacagaagacattaaaaaatgaaatggaaccTGACCTGGGATTTCCTGGGTGGAACAAAGAGATAGCTAAGCCATAAAGCTAAACTGTGAACCAGCTATCTAAATTAGCTTTTGATGAGTATATTTGACGACAGCCTAGAGACTGATGCCAAAGAATGCTGGAATAAGAGTGGGAGGTGGGTGAGCAGGCTGCAGAAATAATGCTGTCCCAGTGGTCATAAAAACGGAGCTTCCCTTCTACTTTTAGGAAGGGTCATTTTAGATTCTGAAGTGACAAATTAGAAAGTGAAATTGATGTATGAAATGAGCagtcaaaaaaagaacaaaggcttACAGGGTTGTCAAAGAGAGTTAAATAGCCAAGGGAAGGTTTGAAGTGAGGGAGTAATTTAGTCTTGATGGACAATTTGATGGTGagagaatgcaaaagaaaaaaaccctaaaatttaaCGGAAAATGCTAGACTAGGAATAAAGAAGTATAGTCCATGAGGGTCAAACAAACATAACAGAATTTTTGGAGCTATATCAACAGACAGTTTCTATGTGATGATGTGTAAATTGGCCCTAATTCTgtttgtaaaaaaatataatattttgccAGTGTCATCTGCTTTTGCTCAGATATTCCAATTGCTGgggggaaaaataacaaaaacaatcgAGCATAAAATGATAAACTGTTTGCATACATCTCATCACATTCATGCAGTGATAGAGCTGAAGACAAACCTAACATGTTTAGAAATAAGACTGGGCACAAGAGAAGTTATAATTTTAGtgtttcattattattcaaaataaaatatgattatttagATGCTTATGGCAATTCGTTACTAAGTTTTTTACATTCATGTTAAATAACATTTGACTTTCATATAATTCTGAAATTCCACAAaaatactccatggtatgtgaACTGGGTCACCAGGCAGTTTTCTAGGTAGTAGTTCTTTTTTAATATACCAGCAATTTAATTGCAAAGTTGTCTTTCCTTTTAATCACCCATGCAGTCATTTGCATTAATGAGTTATACTCTTTCATCTGAATACAATATGAATTATCCAATTGGACACTTAGGATCCTGTAACATGTAGATACTTGTCATTACCACTATCACAGAGACCATGAAATAATGTTTAACGTGACATCCTGTGACTCCCAAGAAAAGGTAACAAAAATAGTTACCTTATTTTGGTAGTAGCTCACTTTGCCATGAATCAAAAGTTCTGTCAATTGGTtgttcctctcctctctcccaaaCCTggcttaatatttttagttttccaactGTTACCtaaaattttaatgtcattttataaagaaagggCAATAATTACAAGGAAATGTCCTTTTATAAGGAAAGGACATAAGTATATGCCCTTACAGAATCTTTGACCTTGATCTACAgattatataccacatttgtatTTACCAATAAGAGACAGATATGTTTCTTATTCGATACATGAGGACACCCAGGCAGCTGAACGTATCATGTACATTCTTGCCTCCACCTCTAGGTTCCCAAGTTGGTGCTTCATGTATAGGCCTTGGTTGATAAGGAGTTGTGCAAAGttcttgttaagaaaaaaatccgGAGAGCAGCTGGTCTACTTTCTTGTGTCTTCTTTGTGCCATGTTAGATCACATTTTCCATTGCTCTACATGGCCCCCTAGACTAGATGGCCGAAGGTACAAGCACTAAGTGTGGCCTGCCTGAGGTCCCTCTGGTCCCTTTACAGTGGTTTCCTGAACTGTATCACAATCACTTGACAGCATTTGTTAAAAACATACACTCCTGGCCCTCACCAGTCTGCACGAATCTGAACTTCTGGGGGATGAAGCCTGGGaaatcagggtttttttgttgttgttgttgttatcttttttaaacaaatatccCAGGGGATTCTAAAGTAATGTTTCAGGCCTACAGGAAAACAATGGCTTCTTGACATTTCTAGTGTTTTCTTGTTCAAAATGTTTACGAGTGGGGATAATGTAAGGAGTCTACAAAGTCCAAGGGGCCAAGCATGAGGAGGAAGGGCTTTCTGGGCACCTGGGACTGAGGTCATCCTCGGCTCCACAGCCCCTTTTCGCTTCCTGAACCTCCATCTGCCCCTCCCTGAGAGCACAAGGACTAAACTCTTTAATCCAAATGAAATCccttaaaaataaagctttaattttaaattacagttGACTGTCCCTCTTGAGCTTAAAAACAAATCATTGTGCCGAAGCTACAGTCAAGCCTCTCCATGTCATTAATGATCTAATAATTATtagaattaggaaatattttactttcaattttaaagattttccCAAGAAGAGACAACTATAATGAGTTGAGAGTAGAGACTTAAACAAATAAAGGTAACTAGGACGGACCATTGATAACTAGAGTGAGATTTACTATCTATCATCTTTTTTTGATAATTGAAAGTAAACACTTAGGGAAGATGAAGGTCATTAatatctgaaagaataaaatcagagCCTAAAAATTCTTAAGGAAATATCTATGAAATATCCTGATAAAATCATTTAATGGGTTCCTTGGGGGAGAAGGGAAATGCTATGCATGTTTCTAATGTACTGAAACCAAACATCTTTATGCCCCAAAACTCAAATGCAAACCCTTctaatgtttaactttttttttttttttttttttggcagggtctcactctgttggcccggctagagtgcctggctaattaatttctttctatttttagtagagatgggggtcttactcttactcaggcgggtttcgaactcctgaccttgaacgatccacccgcctcggcctcccagagtgctaggattacaggtgtgagccgcccgTACCCGGTcttctttaacttttattaaGAACCCCTGTCCCTTGCAGTAAACGTTGTGCGGTGAGATCAGTTGTGACTATTCCTGTACACTTACAACAGCCACATGTTCTTTGTGGTAATATTCCTATGCACACATAATCACCATAACCCATATTCAGTCCATCAGCAAGTACTAAAGACTATCTTCAAAATATAACCAGACTATGACTGATCCTTACCACCATCCTTGCTCTTAGCCTGATCTCAGCTATCATCATCTCTCTTCAGCTTTCATGTCACAGCCTGGTTACCCTGCTTGCCAACCTTTCTCAGAGTAAACAGTCAATCTTGAAAAACAATCCAACAAACACACTGACCTGCTTTGATCAGCTGTTCCATCCACGTGGCTCACTTCCTCACTTGTTTCAGGTCTCACCTCACCAGCCAACTTTTCTGACCACCAAGTATGAAAAAGCAACATCCTTTCCCTAGTTCTGTCATTTCCTATTCCCCTtgctctgctttttaaaattacccTTAGCTCTACTtgatatagtaaatatttacGCGTCTATTGTCGTATTCCTCCATGGAAAGGACTGTGTTCCTccactagaatgtgagctccttgagggagTTTGCTTTGCTCAGTGCTATATCCCCAGTGCTTGAAAGAGTAAGAAAAAGTAAGAGATGCTgcataaatatctgttgagtgaATTAGTGGGGCCTGGTCCAAAAATATATTGTGCAAAAATGCAGGGGCACCAGGTTTCACCAACTTTTTTGACTATCTCCTTGAGTCTCTTAATGGTGGTTAGAGTTGTCAAACTTCTAAagtttcaaattaattaaaaaggggAGTCACAGTAAAAAAGTATTGTCATCATCTCATACAGATACATTTTCAAGTGACAGAGAACTGTTTGTTGAAACAGTACTTTTCAAATGATTCCTGAGCAGACAGTAGGGCTGAGTGAAGAAAAAAGGCCAAGAGCTTGAATTTATTAGGTAAGATCCTAATGATGGTTAGGATTCTTACAGAATTGCATTGAGTATCACAGATGTATATTCAGTTTCACTGTTAGGTGTTGCAGattaagattgaaaaaaaaatatatgctctTGTCCCTCCACCTTTATGGTATTCTAACACCTATTGTACGCCACAATTTTACTGTAGCCAGGGACACTATTGCAAGAAGAAATATActgtttattaaaatttatttagcctGTTATTAAAATTGTGTGTATTTCAAGAATGACAAGTATGGGGAAAGGTAGGGAATCTGAAGGGGAAGAGCAGCAGTTGATGTTAAACCCAGTTAATATAAAATCTCTATATAGTCTGATAAGTAAGTCTACATAGTCTATGCAGGCAGTTAAGCGATTTGAATCTGTTATCAGTGGAAAACCTTCCCAGTTCATGAGGTAATACCCAATAATTGTTTCCTTATTTAGACCTAGATAGTTAGCCTAACTCTATAATGTATCAAACCTAGTCTATgtaaacatgtatttaaaattctGCCTCATGGTTCTCTGATTATCTTTAGTTTCCTTTGTAAAGAATTGCACATTTCTGCAGGTATTTGATGTTATGACAATCGAActgcattttttttgtgtgtgtggtggcgGTAGAGCCTTTTTCCCCCTGGCTTTTGCCTTCCTTATCACATAGTTAACCTACATCGGCCTCCACAGACTGAGATGAGACTGGGATTGGGGGGGTAAAGCCATCAAAAGAGGATGATACCTATGCAAAAGAGACAATCCTTTTTCTAGTTCAACAGCTATCACTTAACTACCCTACTAACAGAAGTTTCTCAAGGTCAATTTAAGGGTgccagagaaaaaaatctaagtcaGAAGGTGCAAGCTCAAAGCTATGTTCTTTAACTGTTATCTAAGTAagttaaaaaacatatttctatcAGTTCTTGGTGTTTCTCCTGCCTCCACCCTCACTTCCACCTTCAAATTGACTTTTTATTGAAtagcctttttattttgtaatcacATAAACATACCCCTACAGACTTCAAGTGTATTGATTCAGAGCAGTCTATTTTCTTCAATGAGCAATGAATAACTCGTGCACATGAAGCTCTCAGTAGGTGCTTGATAAAGTTAAGTTACTACTCTTTAAAAGATCTTTAGAtatagctcatttattttcttagttttcgtATCTTTTCAGCAAGATAGCATCTAAGAAATTATcaacaaacattttctaaaaattatttaaaaagctgggaaaattgggatataaaatttattgcattttatgaagccaatgaTACATTAAAAAAGGATTAACCATGGTTGAATTTTGGCAAGACAGTCTGTGCAGACATAGCTAAATGGTGAAGCTAAACACGCAAAGTGGAGAATTTAGGCAgttattccaaatatatatatatatatataactcccATGGATGAGAAGCtctggggatttttaaaaacttgaattaTCCATATTGAATATTGACATTAATGATAAATACCAGATAACTTTTTCTCTCCAAAGCTGAACTGGTGTGTGTGGATAAATTCTAACACATCTATTCAAACATTTGAGAATCTTGAAGGGGAAGTCAGAACAACAGGAAAGGTGGGGTGGAAGGTATTAATCACTGGAGACTGCCTTATCATTCCTTTCCCTCTAGGTATCATATATAAAGGCTCAAACCAAGATACACCTCTGgatattataaaagaaacaaaggaatgtACCCCATGGACTTTTCCATCCTTCTCTATgtggaattaaaaatatcttagtaACAAAGTAACTCTCAATAACTGATAGCACACCCTTTCAGCTGCCTCCCTCGGAGTATCTTGAGAACTGTGTTTCCCATGAAGGGTCAGGATAGTAGGAATCACAACCGTAAAGGGGCGAGGAACTGAGTGGATGGGGCAGCTGTGGCAAGAAACTTCAAAAGGTATTAACAAATGTGGAACATGTTTAAATAGTGAAGAAAGTAGTAGCAAGGCGCTACCACTGCATTTTTTCAGGCAAAGGGCAGGTGACCACTATAGCCTGACTTTGAGAAGTACAAAGCATCCACACATTGGGAGAACATGTTAATTCAGCACGTTGCCAGGGCAAAATGTAGTTCCTCCGATCGGTATAATTTTCAATCAATTTGGCCCACTCAGAAGTAACTGCTCTTCCCCCAAAGGTGTGTTCTATCTAACTGGCTTATTCTGGTCTCCGGAGTGGGTTGGTTTAAAGTGTGAGATCTTCTCTGCATTATGCCAGGCTTTTATTTTCAGCAATCCTcgtacaaaaggaaaaataattagtcTTCCTCTGGCCGGCACTTTTGACTGGGTTTAAGTGTGCCCGATTCTCAGAGGGTGAGATTCAGCATCTTTCTTGTCA of Microcebus murinus isolate Inina chromosome 5, M.murinus_Inina_mat1.0, whole genome shotgun sequence contains these proteins:
- the GJA1 gene encoding gap junction alpha-1 protein, translated to MGDWSALGKLLDKVQAYSTAGGKVWLSVLFIFRILLLGTAVESAWGDEQSAFRCNTQQPGCENVCYDKSFPISHVRFWVLQIIFVSVPTLLYLAHVFYVMRKEEKLNKKEEELKVAQTDGVNVEMHLKQIEIKKFKYGIEEHGKVKMRGGLLRTYIISILFKSVFEVAFLLIQWYIYGFSLSAVYTCKRDPCPHQVDCFLSRPTEKTIFIIFMLVVSLVSLALNIIELFYVFFKGVKDRVKGKGDPYHATTGPLSPSKDCGSPKYAYFNGCSSPTAPLSPMSPPGYKLVTGDRNNSSCRNYNKQASEQNWANYSAEQNRMGQAGSTISNSHAQPFDFPDDNQNSKKLAAGHELQPLAIVDQRPSSRASSRASSRPRPDDLEI